Proteins found in one bacterium genomic segment:
- the gatA gene encoding Asp-tRNA(Asn)/Glu-tRNA(Gln) amidotransferase subunit GatA yields MNLTYSEIRNALQHGRSTCRSIIENYLTVIESKKNLNAFITVFDREKLVKQAEVIDTKFKSGKAGRLAGMVVAVKDVIVVKDERSTSGSKILEHYISPYNATVVERLESEDAIVIGKTNLDEFAMGSSNENSAYGPALNPIDPTRVPGGSSGGSAVAVAAGLATTALGSETGGSVRLPASFCGVVGLKPTYGRVSRYGLSAFASSFDQIGPLGNNVADTALMASIISGLDAHDTTTANIPVADYYTEMEKGVKGLKIGIPKEYFGQGIQKDVEDAVQQTIRRLVGAGAEPVEISLPHTEYGIATYYILVTAEASSNLARYDGVRYTHRSTDSKTINDVFVKSRSEGFGPEVKRRIMLGTYVLSAGYYDAYYKKAQKVRTLIKNDFVAAFSKVDCIIAPTSPTAAFKLGEKTDDPLSMYLSDVYTVNINIAGNPSLSVPCGKDSNNLPIGIQIIAQDFDEGMCFRVAQAIEKF; encoded by the coding sequence ATGAACCTAACGTATTCGGAAATCCGGAATGCTCTACAGCACGGCCGTTCTACTTGCCGCTCGATCATCGAAAATTATTTAACCGTCATCGAATCTAAAAAAAATCTTAATGCGTTCATTACTGTATTTGACCGCGAAAAATTAGTGAAACAGGCCGAGGTCATTGACACGAAGTTTAAATCAGGAAAAGCCGGACGCCTTGCCGGAATGGTGGTCGCTGTCAAAGATGTTATTGTCGTGAAAGACGAGCGCAGCACCAGTGGATCGAAAATCCTCGAACACTATATTTCACCGTACAATGCCACTGTGGTCGAACGATTAGAAAGCGAAGATGCTATCGTCATCGGTAAAACCAATCTGGACGAATTTGCCATGGGATCGTCGAACGAAAATTCGGCTTATGGACCTGCATTGAATCCCATCGATCCGACCCGTGTACCGGGTGGTTCGAGTGGCGGCAGTGCCGTGGCGGTTGCTGCAGGGCTGGCTACAACAGCTTTGGGTTCGGAAACCGGCGGCTCGGTTCGCCTCCCCGCTTCTTTTTGCGGCGTTGTCGGATTAAAGCCGACTTATGGCCGTGTGTCTCGTTACGGCCTTAGCGCATTTGCATCATCTTTTGATCAGATCGGGCCGCTTGGCAATAATGTGGCTGATACGGCTCTGATGGCTTCGATCATTTCCGGGTTAGATGCGCATGATACAACTACAGCAAATATTCCCGTCGCTGACTATTATACCGAGATGGAAAAAGGCGTCAAAGGATTAAAAATCGGAATTCCAAAAGAATATTTCGGTCAAGGCATTCAAAAAGACGTTGAAGATGCCGTACAGCAAACTATACGACGTCTTGTCGGCGCCGGAGCCGAGCCGGTTGAAATTTCTCTTCCCCATACGGAATACGGGATTGCAACGTATTACATTTTGGTTACGGCTGAAGCATCGTCGAACCTTGCCCGCTATGACGGGGTTCGGTACACGCACCGGTCGACTGATTCCAAAACGATCAACGATGTTTTTGTTAAAAGTCGTAGTGAGGGTTTTGGCCCCGAAGTCAAACGTCGAATCATGCTCGGCACTTACGTTTTAAGCGCGGGTTATTATGATGCTTATTATAAAAAAGCACAAAAAGTCCGTACACTGATCAAAAATGATTTTGTCGCCGCGTTTTCCAAAGTGGATTGCATCATAGCGCCCACATCACCTACTGCGGCTTTCAAACTCGGCGAAAAAACCGATGACCCTTTATCTATGTATCTCTCCGATGTCTACACGGTGAATATCAATATTGCCGGTAATCCTTCACTCAGCGTGCCGTGCGGAAAAGATTCTAATAATCTCCCTATCGGTATACAAATCATTGCCCAAGATTTTGATGAAGGCATGTGTTTCAGAGTTGCGCAGGCAATTGAAAAATTCTGA
- a CDS encoding extracellular solute-binding protein translates to MKRAIVLIFIFFGIACSKPQSPAGTITLSWWQFWAEPYQKPVVQDIIQKFEKENPGIKIQMTELTWQTGHDKIAAAFAAGRAPDVVELGSDWIYEFVSGGVIRNITPQADSIRDQFLGWGMATVDGQVYAFPWMLGSRAIFVNNDLIQQPIADWNEWLAAVQKVHKPESGIYGFGNTKREPHQLYKKILPFFWSNGGDLFSQDGKMPLINDDRNIQALEFYLKLCELGLLESQKNLDDYFTQGKVGCVISGGWLIKKIQDQNPELNYKVIPMPKTSVQSEIPGYSFLGGEFLAVNAKSENTDAAIRFIRFLMKKENVLPLSTLSKVTTPAAKNGIDDAYFQNAPFEKTLYQQMLISKPSPLHPKWTAIERILEEEIEQAVYRNKTAKQALDDAQKRVESLN, encoded by the coding sequence ATGAAACGAGCCATTGTACTGATTTTTATTTTTTTTGGAATTGCGTGCTCGAAGCCGCAATCCCCAGCAGGTACAATAACCCTGAGTTGGTGGCAATTTTGGGCCGAACCTTACCAAAAACCTGTCGTCCAGGACATTATACAGAAATTCGAAAAAGAAAATCCCGGAATCAAAATTCAAATGACTGAGCTTACATGGCAAACCGGGCATGATAAAATCGCAGCAGCTTTTGCTGCCGGTCGTGCACCCGATGTGGTGGAATTAGGTTCAGACTGGATTTATGAATTTGTCTCCGGTGGAGTTATTAGAAACATTACTCCTCAGGCCGATTCCATTCGCGATCAGTTTTTAGGATGGGGTATGGCGACAGTTGACGGGCAGGTATATGCTTTTCCATGGATGCTAGGCTCGCGGGCCATATTCGTCAATAATGATCTTATTCAACAGCCAATTGCGGATTGGAACGAATGGCTGGCAGCCGTTCAAAAAGTTCATAAGCCCGAATCCGGAATTTATGGATTCGGCAATACCAAACGCGAACCGCATCAATTATATAAAAAAATTCTTCCATTCTTCTGGAGCAATGGCGGCGATTTATTTTCACAAGACGGAAAAATGCCGTTGATCAATGATGATCGCAACATTCAGGCTCTTGAATTTTATCTAAAATTATGTGAATTAGGATTACTCGAAAGTCAAAAAAATCTCGACGATTATTTTACGCAAGGTAAGGTCGGCTGCGTCATTTCCGGAGGATGGCTGATCAAAAAAATTCAGGATCAGAACCCTGAATTGAACTACAAAGTAATACCAATGCCCAAAACTTCCGTACAATCTGAGATTCCCGGTTATTCATTTTTGGGTGGAGAGTTCTTAGCCGTTAATGCCAAATCAGAAAATACCGACGCTGCAATACGATTTATTCGTTTTTTGATGAAAAAAGAAAATGTTTTACCGCTCTCAACTTTATCCAAAGTAACTACGCCTGCAGCTAAGAACGGCATTGACGACGCTTACTTCCAAAACGCACCCTTTGAAAAAACCTTGTATCAGCAAATGTTAATTTCAAAACCATCTCCTCTTCATCCGAAATGGACGGCCATTGAACGGATTTTAGAAGAAGAAATTGAACAGGCCGTATATCGTAATAAAACCGCCAAGCAAGCTTTGGATGATGCTCAGAAACGCGTTGAGAGTTTGAATTGA
- a CDS encoding GldG family protein: MEISNKNQFVKYFLLMAAILVVLNIVSRTLFFRWDATDSKMYSLSDASREVIGKLEDQLVAKVYFSSNMPNTYANSRRYLQDLLEEYQAYSGGRFRFEFFDPAEDAKTQEQARNYNIPPVQLQAIENDKMEIKNVYMGLVFLYRDKKETVPVIQTTQGLEYNLTATIKKITATNLKTVGIISEENEEVTTQNLSKFLEQLYTIRRVELSSAIPSEIQAIIMNGVSDSLKPDELYHLDQFVMRGGQLFIAQGSVKDFLQQGFATEIRSNIFSWLEHYGVKVGKELLTDAKCSKIQIQTQQGPFVFRNAIDYPVFPLIQKFNTDHPITKGLSQARVFFVSELSQTEGVKTAFTPLMFTSDKTGVLPGPFFQIQPNQNPMMQAFAFPSKCIAGMIEGTMSSFFSGDSAYSRKTDFIQSTNSGRILLITDNQFFNDRRGGGVEENTEWILNAVDYLTGDQELIAIRARDVTLQPLQDVGDTARKSLKWINIVLPAVVIVLLGFYRWKRNRDRRKLLEELYA; the protein is encoded by the coding sequence TTCGTTGTCCGATGCGAGCCGGGAAGTGATCGGTAAACTGGAGGATCAGCTTGTAGCTAAGGTTTATTTTTCCAGCAATATGCCCAATACATACGCCAATTCACGACGGTATCTTCAAGATTTACTTGAAGAGTACCAGGCGTATTCCGGCGGCCGGTTTCGATTTGAATTTTTCGATCCTGCCGAAGACGCCAAAACTCAGGAGCAGGCCCGCAATTATAATATTCCGCCGGTGCAATTGCAGGCAATTGAAAATGATAAAATGGAGATAAAGAATGTTTATATGGGATTGGTTTTTTTGTATCGCGACAAAAAAGAAACCGTTCCCGTGATCCAAACGACTCAAGGGTTGGAATATAACCTGACGGCGACGATTAAGAAGATCACAGCGACCAATTTGAAAACAGTCGGGATTATTTCGGAAGAAAATGAGGAAGTAACCACTCAAAATTTGTCGAAGTTTCTCGAACAATTGTACACGATTCGGCGAGTGGAATTGTCATCAGCTATTCCGTCTGAAATTCAGGCAATTATTATGAACGGCGTTTCGGATTCGCTGAAACCCGATGAATTATATCATCTGGATCAATTTGTGATGCGAGGAGGACAACTATTCATCGCGCAAGGTTCAGTGAAAGATTTCCTTCAACAGGGTTTCGCTACCGAGATACGTTCGAATATTTTTTCATGGCTTGAACATTACGGAGTCAAAGTAGGGAAGGAATTGCTAACAGACGCAAAGTGCAGTAAGATTCAAATCCAAACGCAGCAAGGGCCTTTTGTTTTCAGAAATGCTATCGATTACCCGGTTTTTCCTTTGATTCAAAAATTTAATACCGATCATCCGATTACAAAAGGTCTGTCGCAAGCGCGTGTATTTTTTGTGAGCGAATTATCCCAAACCGAAGGCGTTAAAACTGCGTTTACTCCGCTGATGTTTACATCCGACAAGACGGGCGTTTTACCCGGGCCTTTTTTTCAGATTCAACCCAATCAAAATCCGATGATGCAGGCGTTTGCGTTTCCGTCCAAATGCATAGCCGGTATGATCGAAGGAACGATGAGCAGTTTCTTTTCAGGCGATTCAGCGTATTCCAGAAAAACTGATTTTATTCAATCGACTAATTCCGGTAGGATTTTGCTTATCACCGATAATCAATTTTTTAACGACCGTCGCGGCGGTGGCGTTGAGGAAAATACGGAGTGGATTCTGAACGCAGTAGATTATCTTACCGGTGATCAGGAATTGATTGCTATTCGAGCGCGCGATGTGACGTTGCAGCCGCTTCAAGACGTCGGTGATACGGCCCGTAAATCGCTGAAATGGATCAACATTGTTTTACCGGCAGTGGTGATTGTATTGCTGGGTTTTTACCGATGGAAACGCAATCGTGATCGCCGCAAATTATTGGAGGAGTTGTATGCTTAA
- a CDS encoding twin-arginine translocase TatA/TatE family subunit yields MEVLSMNLGMPEIIVICIAVLVLFGAKKIPEFAQGLGKGIREFKRAMNSTEEEIKKGMNDTSEKK; encoded by the coding sequence ATGGAGGTGTTATCCATGAATTTAGGCATGCCTGAAATTATCGTTATTTGTATTGCGGTATTAGTCCTTTTTGGAGCCAAAAAAATTCCTGAATTCGCTCAAGGACTCGGTAAAGGTATCCGGGAATTCAAGCGCGCAATGAACTCAACGGAAGAAGAAATCAAAAAGGGAATGAACGATACTTCCGAGAAAAAATAA
- a CDS encoding DUF4340 domain-containing protein, which produces MLKNMKSNPWFPYLAVFGILILLLVYTQFREQKYQAIIKPIFKFKPEEVTGFSISKDNVSVSIVKKDTAWFFAEPDTGQPAKYKIDQFLKEVLRGEREGAVTDDTSRYAKLGVQETFATRVIIRNEHEDLATIFVGRSQSDYNQEYIRYSDDPNVYPSRQKMVNKLGAVASWWR; this is translated from the coding sequence ATGCTTAAAAATATGAAATCCAATCCGTGGTTTCCGTATTTGGCTGTATTCGGAATTTTGATTCTTTTGCTCGTATACACCCAATTTCGCGAGCAAAAATATCAGGCTATCATTAAACCGATTTTTAAATTCAAACCTGAAGAAGTCACCGGTTTTAGTATCTCAAAAGATAATGTTTCGGTGTCGATTGTTAAAAAAGATACAGCTTGGTTTTTTGCTGAGCCTGACACGGGTCAGCCGGCCAAATATAAAATCGATCAATTTCTTAAGGAGGTTTTAAGAGGTGAACGCGAAGGAGCAGTGACCGATGATACATCGCGGTATGCGAAATTAGGCGTTCAAGAAACTTTTGCTACAAGGGTTATAATTCGCAATGAACATGAGGATCTTGCTACGATTTTTGTAGGCCGTTCACAATCGGATTATAATCAAGAATACATCCGGTATTCGGATGACCCGAACGTTTATCCGTCGCGGCAAAAAATGGTTAACAAACTGGGAGCGGTTGCAAGCTGGTGGCGGTAG